The following coding sequences lie in one Mycobacterium gordonae genomic window:
- a CDS encoding DUF1906 domain-containing protein, producing MTESASSGGPRHLSRRAVFGYALAPVLLGALAATAEAPRASAGSGQLIDFALQRIPAEEIKAAGYEGVVNYVSESRPGMNFEAKPITRQYADSLRAAGLHIVSNFQYGKPGGSAPSDFTRGYDGGVADAQTALALHNAAGGGTSAPIFFSVDDNIDQGTWNSLALPWFRGINSVLGVSRTGIYGHSRACGWAISDNVIGNSTTPGHRWAWQTRSWSNGEREPAAVLYQGVVNGPLLAGTQIDIDDVLAADYGQWDLAR from the coding sequence CTGTCCCGACGCGCCGTGTTCGGCTATGCCCTGGCGCCGGTATTGCTCGGTGCGCTCGCAGCCACGGCTGAAGCGCCCAGAGCGTCAGCCGGCAGCGGTCAGTTGATCGACTTCGCCTTGCAGAGAATCCCGGCTGAGGAGATCAAGGCGGCCGGTTATGAGGGCGTGGTGAATTATGTGTCCGAGTCGCGTCCGGGGATGAACTTCGAGGCGAAGCCGATCACCCGCCAGTACGCCGATTCCCTGCGCGCGGCGGGTCTGCACATTGTCAGCAATTTCCAGTACGGCAAGCCGGGCGGATCCGCGCCCTCCGATTTCACCCGCGGCTACGACGGCGGGGTTGCCGATGCGCAGACCGCCCTGGCGTTGCACAACGCGGCCGGGGGAGGAACTTCGGCGCCGATTTTCTTCAGCGTGGACGACAACATCGACCAAGGCACCTGGAACAGCCTTGCGCTGCCGTGGTTTCGGGGCATCAACTCAGTGCTCGGCGTGAGCCGCACCGGGATCTACGGGCATTCCCGCGCATGCGGCTGGGCCATCAGCGACAACGTGATCGGGAACTCGACCACGCCGGGTCATCGGTGGGCCTGGCAGACCAGGTCCTGGTCCAACGGAGAGCGCGAACCGGCTGCGGTGCTGTACCAGGGAGTGGTCAACGGTCCCTTATTGGCCGGGACGCAGATTGACATCGACGACGTCCTGGCGGCCGACTACGGGCAATGGGATCTCGCCCGCTAG
- a CDS encoding C39 family peptidase, producing the protein MGSRPLAALIGAVGIVALSACGSAPPLAKAPPQIESITVAASTITPSPATPSTTTTRTGVYGDPAAAAKYWQPQSLEDNCGLLSVADVVGEITGHAPTEQQVIALAVSTPSGTNPGPIYAPVNDPSHANGTGGIEMADEVVLLKHYGIKSVMTEATTHPDQTGLPALRRYLTENRKIIAWVNSAVIWNTSDQRTAADHFLVVTGIDTNTDVVHLNDPGADHADEQVSLATFAAAWQTGTESIVVTAAP; encoded by the coding sequence ATGGGATCTCGCCCGCTAGCAGCACTGATCGGCGCAGTCGGCATCGTCGCGTTGTCGGCTTGCGGTTCGGCACCTCCGTTGGCGAAGGCGCCGCCGCAGATTGAGTCGATAACCGTCGCCGCGTCGACCATCACGCCTTCGCCGGCAACCCCATCGACGACCACGACCCGGACGGGGGTTTACGGCGATCCCGCCGCGGCCGCCAAATACTGGCAACCCCAGTCGCTCGAGGACAACTGTGGGCTGCTTTCGGTGGCGGACGTAGTCGGCGAGATCACCGGTCATGCGCCGACCGAACAACAGGTGATCGCGCTGGCGGTAAGCACACCGTCGGGAACCAACCCCGGTCCCATCTATGCACCGGTGAACGACCCGAGCCACGCGAACGGCACCGGCGGCATCGAAATGGCCGACGAGGTGGTGCTTCTCAAGCATTACGGCATCAAGTCGGTGATGACCGAAGCCACGACGCATCCGGATCAGACCGGGCTGCCCGCGCTAAGGCGGTACCTCACCGAGAATCGCAAGATCATTGCCTGGGTCAATTCCGCCGTCATCTGGAACACCAGCGACCAGCGCACCGCAGCTGACCATTTCCTGGTCGTCACCGGTATCGACACCAACACCGACGTCGTTCATCTCAATGACCCGGGGGCCGATCACGCGGACGAACAAGTTTCGCTCGCCACTTTCGCCGCGGCCTGGCAGACCGGCACCGAGTCGATCGTCGTCACTGCTGCCCCGTGA
- the katG gene encoding catalase/peroxidase HPI, with the protein MSSDTSESRPPHANESASTSESENPAIPSPTPKSDAPRTNQDWWPNQVDVSKLHPHSPQANPLGDDFDYAAEFAKLDVDALKADLVSVMTTSQDWWPADYGHYGGFFIRMSWHAAGTYRIFDGRGGAGQGLQRFAPLNSWPDNASLDKARRLLWPVKKKHGNKISWADLLVLAGNVALEDMGFQTFGFAFGREDVWEPEEILFGEEDEWMGTNKRYSGERDLAQPYGATTMGLIYVNPEGPEGKPDPVAAARDIRETFGRMAMNDEETAALIVGGHSFGKTHGASADPVGPEPEGAPIEQQGLGWKSTFGTGSGKDAITSGLEVVWTPTPTKWDNSFLETLYGYEWELTKSPGGAWQFTAKDGAGAGTIPDPFGGPGRNPTMLVTDVSLREDPIYRQITQRWLEHPEELSVAFAKAWYKLLHRDMGPLSRYRGPWIAEPQLWQDPVPVVDHELVDESDIAALKSKVLASGLSVQQLVKTAWSAAASYRNTDKRGGANGGRLRLEPQKSWEVNEPSELDKVLPVLTQIQQDFNAAAGGKKISLADLIVLAGSAAVEKAAKDAGYEISVHFAPGRTDATQESTDVESFAVLEPRADGFRNYFHPGEKAPLEQLLLDRAYMLGVSGPELTVLVGGLRAIGANHGGSKHGVFTTQTGKLTNDFFVNLLDMGTEWKASKNSENVYEGHDRATGELKWTATANDLVFGSNSVLRALAEVYAQDDNHGKFVEDFVAAWVKVMNNDRFDLQ; encoded by the coding sequence CCGCACGCCAACGAGTCGGCGAGCACCAGCGAGAGCGAGAACCCGGCCATCCCGTCGCCCACTCCGAAGTCCGATGCACCTCGCACCAACCAGGACTGGTGGCCCAACCAGGTCGACGTGTCGAAGCTGCACCCGCACTCGCCGCAGGCCAATCCCCTCGGCGACGATTTCGATTACGCCGCGGAGTTCGCCAAGCTTGACGTCGATGCGCTCAAGGCGGATCTGGTCTCCGTGATGACGACTTCACAGGACTGGTGGCCGGCCGACTACGGCCACTACGGCGGCTTCTTCATTCGCATGAGCTGGCACGCGGCCGGCACGTACCGCATCTTCGACGGACGCGGCGGCGCCGGACAAGGATTGCAGCGGTTCGCACCGCTCAACAGCTGGCCGGACAATGCCAGTCTGGACAAGGCGCGCCGGCTGTTGTGGCCCGTCAAGAAGAAGCATGGCAACAAGATCTCCTGGGCCGACCTGCTGGTGCTGGCCGGCAACGTGGCCCTGGAAGACATGGGCTTTCAGACTTTCGGGTTCGCATTCGGCCGCGAGGATGTCTGGGAACCCGAAGAAATCCTCTTCGGCGAAGAGGACGAATGGATGGGCACCAACAAGCGCTACTCGGGCGAGCGTGACCTCGCGCAACCCTACGGCGCCACGACGATGGGGCTGATCTACGTCAATCCCGAAGGACCCGAGGGCAAGCCGGATCCGGTCGCCGCGGCCCGCGACATCCGCGAGACGTTCGGCCGGATGGCCATGAACGACGAGGAGACCGCCGCGCTCATCGTGGGTGGCCACAGTTTCGGCAAGACTCACGGTGCCAGCGCCGACCCCGTCGGCCCCGAGCCCGAGGGTGCCCCGATCGAGCAGCAGGGGCTGGGCTGGAAGAGCACCTTCGGCACCGGCAGCGGCAAGGACGCCATCACCAGTGGTCTGGAAGTGGTGTGGACGCCGACCCCGACGAAGTGGGACAACAGCTTCCTGGAGACCCTGTACGGCTACGAGTGGGAGCTGACCAAGAGCCCCGGCGGGGCATGGCAGTTCACCGCGAAGGACGGAGCCGGCGCGGGCACCATTCCCGACCCGTTCGGCGGTCCGGGGCGCAACCCGACCATGCTGGTCACCGACGTGTCGCTGCGCGAGGACCCGATCTACCGGCAGATCACCCAGCGCTGGCTGGAACACCCCGAGGAGCTCTCGGTGGCCTTTGCCAAGGCGTGGTACAAGCTGCTGCACCGCGACATGGGACCGCTCAGCCGTTACCGCGGGCCGTGGATTGCCGAGCCGCAGTTGTGGCAGGACCCGGTCCCGGTGGTCGACCACGAGCTGGTCGACGAAAGCGACATCGCGGCGCTGAAGTCCAAGGTGCTGGCGTCGGGCCTGTCGGTTCAGCAACTGGTCAAGACGGCGTGGTCAGCAGCGGCCAGCTACCGCAACACCGACAAGCGCGGCGGCGCCAACGGCGGACGGCTGCGGCTGGAACCGCAGAAGAGTTGGGAGGTCAACGAGCCCTCCGAGCTGGACAAGGTGCTGCCGGTTCTCACCCAGATCCAGCAGGATTTCAATGCCGCCGCCGGTGGCAAGAAGATCTCGCTGGCTGACCTGATCGTGCTGGCCGGCTCCGCCGCCGTGGAGAAGGCGGCCAAGGACGCGGGTTATGAGATCTCGGTGCACTTTGCGCCCGGCCGCACCGACGCCACCCAGGAGAGCACCGACGTAGAGTCGTTCGCGGTGCTCGAGCCTCGCGCAGACGGGTTCCGCAACTACTTCCATCCCGGCGAGAAGGCTCCGCTCGAGCAGTTGCTGCTGGATCGGGCGTACATGCTGGGCGTGTCCGGGCCGGAGTTGACGGTGCTCGTCGGTGGGTTGCGTGCGATCGGCGCCAACCACGGCGGTAGCAAGCACGGTGTGTTCACCACCCAGACCGGCAAGCTCACGAACGACTTCTTCGTCAACCTGCTCGACATGGGAACCGAGTGGAAAGCGTCGAAGAACTCCGAGAACGTCTACGAGGGCCACGACCGGGCAACCGGCGAACTCAAGTGGACAGCTACCGCGAATGACCTTGTATTCGGCTCGAACTCGGTGCTGCGCGCGCTCGCCGAGGTATACGCCCAGGATGACAACCACGGGAAGTTCGTCGAGGACTTCGTCGCGGCGTGGGTCAAGGTCATGAACAACGATCGCTTCGACCTGCAGTAA